The following is a genomic window from Anas acuta chromosome 3, bAnaAcu1.1, whole genome shotgun sequence.
aatttcaccTTGTAAACAACATACAAGTCAAAATGGACAATGAGGTAATCTATACTAcagaagataatttaaaaacactAGATAAGACACAGTATTAAAGACATATAGAAATCAGTGTTCACTTTGGTCTCTAGTAtggttattgttattattaccaCAAGCAACACATACTAGTTTAAGCCAGTCTGGTGATGTTTGTCAGCCAGTTGTTGCTTAATTTAGTAATCCAAGAGGTAGTCAAAACCATTATCCTTTGTAAAGCTGGTTGCTCTTACATTTGGTTCAACGACAATGGTAGCAAATACCTTGGTACTTTTCAACATTCTTATAAAAACACTACCAAAGCTGCTAATTTACAGCTCTGTTTTAGCATAAAAAAAGACGTGTGTGTTCATAGATCAACCTCTTGTTATTACTCAAGGGTTGTAACAGGGGTAACACACAACCAACGTATCTTAAAGAAGAGGCTGTTGATATACTCAGCAAAATTAGATTGATGCATTTAACAAGGCTCTGCTTGTTTCTAAAACAATACTCAAATCTCATTAAGACTtctagaaaattaaaatcagtgCATCTGCACATGTACACATCTTCCCAATTACTTTTATATCTAGCACAGgggaatacatatatatttttttatgataaaCATTTCTTAcagataaattaattaaattaaatttaagacTCAATGAGATTTCCCATGTTCTTTTATAATTCTTCTTACAAAGAATGTTACAAGATCTATAAACACTTTTTATGGGGCTCTATTCACAAAACTATGTATGACTAAGCAGGAACTTCAGGATAACACTGGCGCAGAATAAAACTGGGCTGGAAAAGGTGGCCTACAAAGGGAAAAGGTAGGAGTCAAGTATGTTGTTTGGCACTCCCTGAAAGCTagctaaaagcaaaatactgcAGATGGTATTATAATGCCAGACTTACAATTAGCTACAGCAAAATAAGTTATTTGGCTCTTCCTCCAAATATCAATCTTCCCCATGGCTCACTTTTTGTAGTGTGGAAATAAATACCATTAACTCTCCTTGGGGAAGAATATAAATATCTCACAATGTCCCTTATGATTAAATCAAATTGAGTTTTTTGGAGTGAGGGGTTGGGAGGGAAAGCTCTCTTGTTACAGGTTTAAGCCTATCTCCAGTACTGCTTGGAGAAAAACACATCCCTCTGAGCCGATACTTGAATTACCTCTGCTCAAGCGAGTTGTATTGGGAGGCATTCTGGCAAGGACAGGCTGGTTAATAAGGGAAATCAAGGCTGAGCCAGTGCTGTAGCATAAGAAGGAAGAATCCCGAACTCAGGTCTGCATCTCCTCCTTTAAAGTGTTCTTTGCTTATTTGGAGCAGCCTATTGAAGGAGTAtcattagatttttatttttttttctactgcagCTCAGTGCTAAGTAGTTACCTGCCACAGCTTGCGCGGCTGTGTTTAACTTAGGCATGtatattttttgtctgtttcggagatgtatttatttttgtgaacagTGCCCATACTCCTTTagacagaaacataaaaaacttctaaagaaatgtttggaaaCTTCTCATAATTTCAGATGGATGCTTCATCTTAAACAAGTATTTGCCATAACCTATGCAGTGGTGAATTATCAGTTACATATTCAGTACAGATAAATAGCATGTACCATAGATCAACAGCCACCTTTAAGGCCAGAGCAGCACAAAGGTGTGTTTATGCAGTAAATATGAGGTAGCCTTTTGCTGTAAacagaataataattttattgtcACCTATGTAAACAAAGTGGGCTtgatgcttttgtgttttttttgtgttttttttttttttttctctttcccctccaccccccatccctccccttcTAGAAAAGCTAAGCACCAGTAACTCCAACTGGAAGTCAATGGGAGCTGCGGTTGCCCAGCATCTCTGAAAACTCAGACCCTGTGAATGTAAAGACACGTATGCTCACATAAGCAACCAGTACAGAATACcactttttcatttcacaggAACTTATAATACAAAACGCTGAAATCTGATTATCACAAATGTAGGTCTATGTCAACTCAGAGGTAGTTACTAATATCAGTACATAATACTTATATAGAGATAAAAAGGGCTAAGTCTATTTGGTTTGTTCTGAGTAAGCAGGTCGGTAGACTATTCTGTAAAGTAAAAACAACATCACATGGTATATTCCCTGAGCAAAGTTCTTTGTCCTGAGTATGTTATGTAATAGTGATAACATtctaatatataaaaataaaaccttaagCTTTCAACAATAAGATAGGGTTTGGTATGTGCTCTTTGCAGTTCAGTCTGACTTTGGTGCACACTGATTTCAAACAGCACCAATAAAAATCTGCacgttgaaaatattttctcatctcAGCTCTGAACTTCTTACATATAAACAGGGAATGACCAGTTTTCAAATCCGCAATTGCCTATTTCTATAAGGAACTTTGGTTTAAATTTTTCAAAGTGACCTAAGTTTTGCATCTTTGCTGTTTAACCTGGTTTTTACACCGGCTAGAAGGTTAAGCAATGCCACTTTGATTTGTCTACATAATTTAAATAAGTTTACTATCCTTACGTAAGGCAAGGAAGTTCTTCTCTATAGATATATCACATTCAATATCGTCAAAGGTAAGCTTTGCATTAGCATACTGAGAACTTCAGTATAAACCATCGAGATTCTCGCAAACACTGGCAAGGAATTCACACAAAATAATGCTCTGGAAAATTGTGCCCTTCGCTGAGGCTTTTGATTATAACCTGTTtactgaagcagcagcagcagcaacagtaAAAGTCTCAACCGGGAGGACAAGTGGGAAGGGGAGGGCCACGCAACGAGCCAGCTGCCTACCTGTTGTGACTGTCGGCTGCGAGAGTTACCGCAGACAGGGCTTGGGCTCACCGTAGCCTTTCATGCAGGCTTGGTTCTCCAGTTTGATTATCTGAGCTTAAACCTACCTGACTCCTTCAAGCTTTAACAGCCTGTGTTTATTGCCAATGCTAAGGATTATACAAGTTTCTCTAATTAACTTACATCTGCAATGGGATTTGTCAAAGTATGTTATCGTACGTATGACTTGGTAATGTAGACGTTTCAAATGGAAAGCGACTTGAAGTTTTGCTAGGCTCCAACTCTATTAACCCCAAGCAaaggctgcagcccagggagtCTCACTCTGAGGCCACCAATCTTTCTCTTTAATGCACAAGTGTGTGGTCCCAGCACACACCAGACCATGGCTGGTCAGCAGCAGTCTCCCGTTCACAAGAAGCTGATGATGCCCAGGGCAGGCTTGCAGGTGCCTTCACTAAGGCTCATCTGCAGCAGGCACCTGTCCTTTAATGAACATGTGCAGTATCATCAGGGTGAGAGGCTGGCTGAGCAACCACGAGTACCCATCTACCTTTATTCTCAAGAAACTTTTTATCCCAGGATCTTAAtagctttgcattttgttttctttaaaaaaaacaaaacagacaaccacaacaacaacaacaacaaaatccctAAGGAATTCTCTCCACGTCATTTCAACAGTAAACGAGGGGGAAGCCCCTTCAAATTCAGGGGCACTACTCGGGACCAAGAgaagttgctgctgctgctgctgctactacTGCCACCAAGGTCCCCTAAATGTTCACAGAATACAAAGGGTGAAGCAGGATGGTATCCTGATACCACTCAAAAGGGTTTGTTTGCTCTTTAACAACTTACACAGTCTCCCCTACACAACGGTCATCTAAATTACAGTTACACCCATATTaatttaacaaaacattttgagaaaCCAGCACAGAAACTACACATTCATTGTCTTTTCTGGAGCTATTAACTCCTTACCAACAAAGGATGGTGATGATGAGAGCCATGCTTAGTCGTGACACTGCCCTTCACAGGCatggggggtggaggggtgggaAGTGGGGAAGTGATGCTTTgtagagagggaaagaaaataactcaAATTGATGGTGTGGGGGATGTCTTAGTATCTTTAGTACCATATGGCAGCTTTAAAATATGAACGTATCCTTTGGTTCACAAGAGAAGTAACAGTCTTGATCTCAGTTCTGTGTGTggtttttcaggtgtttttgtttctgtttggtgagatttcttgggttttcttgtttgtttttggtttttttttgaacatgttTGAAAACTGATTCTAGGAATGAGTTCAGCAACATTTACGGGTACTGTGTCTATTGCTTCACAGTAATGTATTGTGGGATCTGGAGAGTgttctgatggaaaaaatatatattcatagaTATGCAGACACACGCGCGCGTGCACActcatacacacatatacagaAGGTAAAACGTAACGCACCCTGCTCAAATGTATTTTGCTTGGAGTGATTTgtctattaaagaaaaaaaaattcacagttCCTCAACAGTAGTTAAAATTCCAGGTCAGCTACtgataatgaaattatttcccCTGTACTTGCATGAGGTAGACATCCCGAGAGgataaagaaaatggaaagttatgaaaaatgctttaagtttttttccttttctgaacaGAAGGCCCCTTTCTGCTTGGTTCTTCGGGTGATGCAGATAACTTACTTGAAGAAGCTTCTTGTGGTGACCTGCCTGAACGCTCTGAGATCTCTGACCTTCCCTCCTGAGAATATGATGGAGACGAATAGCCGTACGTTCCTCCCCCTTCTCTCAGGAAAGCAGAAGTGGAAGGCTGTGGTTCAGCTTCATGTCTTCCCTGAGAACTAGTGGGCTGTTGCGAAACAGTTTTATGGGGGCAGTTAGCCACCATGTGCATGATGCTCTGACAGTAATGGCACTTCTTTGGCTGTGGAGGTAGGCTGCATTCTTTAGCGTGGTGATCAAGGCCACCACAGTTGTAGcatctaaaaatgaaaagagacagCTGGTTATAAAATGTAGCATCAGACTGTAA
Proteins encoded in this region:
- the LIN28B gene encoding protein lin-28 homolog B isoform X8, with protein sequence MGFGFISMSNREGSPLESPVDVFVHQSKLYMEGFRSLKEGEPVEFTFKKSSKGLESIRVTGPGGSPCLGSERRPKGKTVQKRKPKGDRCYNCGGLDHHAKECSLPPQPKKCHYCQSIMHMVANCPHKTVSQQPTSSQGRHEAEPQPSTSAFLREGGGTYGYSSPSYSQEGRSEISERSGRSPQEASSSKLSASPEEPSRKGPSVQKRKKT